Proteins from one Porites lutea chromosome 3, jaPorLute2.1, whole genome shotgun sequence genomic window:
- the LOC140930701 gene encoding uncharacterized protein, with product MFSFDKIYCHSMEYFHSVKIFSFDKNIFSFDKKRMSRDSRRHGHQAFMAWSQSSLSINMATVSDSSWEEFFSGLVNLLDICENYSLNINLDFPSAAILFNQLDITVSVLRSVSDGVANLSLPCTDQLQELCSCFSEIHLYWWNRMAEIGRRTTSIADLGPRSTAVSGVGRPKFEIAQELLENLRVLGCTWMQIARMLQVSRWTIRRRVVEYGLHCGRWSDISDYQLDTIIRGYTSCHGVTTGQSYIIGYVRSLGYLVQQDRVRAAINRVDPENTALRWAVVIMRRVYSVPWPNSLWHIDGHHSLIWWGFVIHGCIDGFSRIITFLRCSTNNRSETVMSHFEDAISQYGLPSRVRGDHGGENVLVSQSMTQERGEGRGSFIAGPSTRNQRIERLWRDVFRCVCSLFYGVFYALEEGGYLHTSNDIEMFVLHFIFAPRINLALSEFCSASNLRPVRTEHNWSPNRLWVNGMINRHYVDPALNEPTPSDLEYYGNDPDGPASLEEHGSVEVSDIVSPLDEDEFAEFAQFVNPQTESESYGIDIFIRALEVIRTIRQRNI from the coding sequence ATGTTTTCATTCGATAAAATATATTGCCATTCAATGGAATATTTTCATTcggtaaaaatattttcattcgataaaaatatattttcattcgATAAAAAGAGAATGTCACGTGACTCCAGGAGGCATGGTCACCAGGCATTCATGGCATGGTCACAAAGCTCCTTGTCCATAAACATGGCGACCGTAAGCGATTCCTCGTGGGAAGAGTTTTTCTCGGGTCTTGTTAATCTACTCGACATTTGCGAGAACTATAGTTTGAATATTAACTTGGATTTTCCCTCAGCAGCAATTTTGTTTAACCAGTTGGACATCACGGTATCAGTTCTCAGAAGTGTTTCTGACGGTGTCGCAAATTTAAGCTTACCTTGCACTGATCAGCTCCAAGAACTCTGTTCATGCTTTTCTGAAATCCACTTGTATTGGTGGAATAGAATGGCTGAAATAGGAAGAAGAACCACTAGTATAGCCGATTTGGGTCCACGTTCTACCGCTGTGAGTGGAGTGGGAAGGCCAAAGTTTGAAATTGCGCAGGAACTTTTGGAAAACCTGAGAGTTCTAGGTTGCACATGGATGCAAATAGCTCGCATGCTGCAAGTTTCCAGATGGACCATTCGACGGAGAGTGGTAGAGTATGGATTACACTGCGGAAGATGGTCTGACATTAGTGACTATCAGCTAGACACCATAATAAGAGGGTATACCTCATGCCACGGGGTAACTACCGGTCAATCCTATATTATTGGGTACGTGCGGTCCTTAGGGTACCTTGTGCAACAGGATCGAGTGCGCGCTGCCATTAATAGAGTGGATCCCGAAAACACTGCTTTGCGATGGGCAGTGGTAATAATGCGTAGAGTTTACAGTGTACCGTGGCCTAATTCGTTATGGCATATAGATGGACACCACAGCCTTATATGGTGGGGCTTTGTAATTCATGGTTGTATAGACGGTTTCTCAAGAATTATTACTTTTCTTAGGTGTTCCACAAACAACCGATCAGAGACTGTTATGTCTCATTTTGAGGATGCCATTAGCCAGTACGGTTTACCATCTCGTGTACGTGGAGATCACGGTGGTGAAAATGTTTTGGTTTCCCAGTCCATGACCCAAGAGAGAGGTGAGGGGAGAGGAAGCTTTATAGCTGGGCCCTCTACCCGTAATCAACGAATAGAACGTCTCTGGAGGGATGTATTTAGGTGCGTATGTTCTCTcttttatggtgttttttacGCGCTAGAGGAAGGAGGATACTTACATACCAGCAATGACATTGAAATGTTTGTATTGCACTTTATATTTGCGCCACGAATTAATCTAGCCCTAAGTGAATTTTGCAGCGCATCAAATTTACGACCAGTGAGAACTGAACACAACTGGTCACCAAATAGATTGTGGGTGAATGGTATGATTAACCGCCACTATGTGGATCCTGCCTTGAATGAGCCAACGCCCTCTGACCTGGAATATTATGGCAATGATCCAGACGGACCGGCTTCACTGGAAGAACATGGCTCAGTGGAAGTTAGTGACATTGTAAGCCCCCTCGATGAAGACGAGTTTGCAGAATTTGCTCAATTTGTTAATCCACAAACCGAATCAGAAAGCTATGGCATTGACATATTTATCAGGGCCCTTGAAGTTATAAGAACAATTCGACAAAGAAATATCTGA